The following are encoded in a window of Arcobacter sp. F2176 genomic DNA:
- the tyrS gene encoding tyrosine--tRNA ligase — translation MENKIKEALAEIQRGSFEIIDIESIEKLLKNYYEKGENFYVKAGFDPTAPDLHLGHTVLLQKLSVFQKFGGIVQFLIGDFTASIGDPTGKSETRKILSKQQVLDNAQSYKDQVFKILDESKTEVVFNSNWLNDLGAAGLINLASNLTVARMLERDDFSKRYASNTPIAVSEFTYPLLQGYDSVFLKSDIELGGTDQKFNLLMGRTLQKAYNIGKQQAVLMMPILEGLDGVQKMSKSLNNYIGVTDEANNMFGKVLSISDELMWRFYELLSSKSLKEVKELHEGVQKGTIHPKVVKDSLAIELVDRYHGEGAGLKAQEEFKKVFAKKDIPSDIAEFELKVNTWICQALVDTSLVSSTSQARRDIKAGAVKINQEKINDDKLNLSKGEYILQKGKKSFAKIVII, via the coding sequence ATGGAAAATAAAATAAAAGAAGCATTAGCAGAGATTCAAAGAGGAAGCTTTGAAATAATTGATATTGAATCAATTGAAAAATTATTAAAAAACTATTATGAAAAAGGTGAAAATTTTTATGTGAAAGCTGGTTTTGATCCAACTGCACCTGATTTACATCTTGGACATACAGTTCTTCTTCAAAAATTATCAGTTTTCCAAAAATTCGGGGGAATCGTTCAGTTCCTAATAGGTGATTTTACTGCGAGTATTGGAGATCCTACTGGAAAAAGTGAGACAAGAAAAATATTGTCGAAACAACAAGTTTTAGATAATGCCCAAAGTTATAAAGATCAAGTTTTTAAAATACTAGATGAAAGTAAGACAGAAGTAGTTTTTAATTCAAATTGGTTAAATGATTTAGGTGCAGCAGGACTTATAAATCTCGCTTCAAACTTAACAGTTGCAAGAATGTTAGAAAGAGATGATTTTTCAAAAAGATATGCCTCAAATACTCCAATTGCTGTAAGTGAGTTTACTTATCCCCTACTTCAAGGCTATGATTCAGTTTTTTTGAAATCTGACATAGAACTTGGAGGAACAGATCAAAAGTTCAACCTTCTGATGGGTAGAACATTACAAAAAGCATATAATATTGGGAAACAACAAGCAGTTTTAATGATGCCAATATTAGAAGGACTTGATGGAGTTCAAAAGATGTCAAAATCCTTAAATAATTATATTGGTGTAACGGATGAAGCTAATAATATGTTTGGAAAAGTATTATCTATATCAGATGAACTTATGTGGAGATTTTATGAACTTTTATCTTCAAAATCTTTAAAAGAAGTAAAAGAATTACATGAAGGTGTACAAAAAGGTACAATTCACCCAAAAGTAGTTAAAGATTCATTGGCAATAGAACTTGTTGATAGATATCATGGTGAAGGGGCAGGATTAAAAGCCCAAGAAGAGTTTAAAAAAGTTTTTGCAAAAAAAGATATCCCTAGTGATATTGCAGAATTTGAATTAAAAGTTAATACTTGGATTTGTCAAGCCTTAGTAGACACTAGTTTAGTAAGTTCTACATCTCAAGCTAGAAGAGATATAAAAGCGGGGGCAGTCAAGATAAATCAAGAAAAAATTAATGATGACAAATTAAATTTGTCAAAAGGTGAATATATTTTACAAAAGGGTAAAAAAAGTTTCGCTAAGATAGTTATAATATAA
- a CDS encoding bifunctional (p)ppGpp synthetase/guanosine-3',5'-bis(diphosphate) 3'-pyrophosphohydrolase: MDPYINKIQHINTIKSAYAELNSQIEITPKLKDIIDFSIEAHEGQFRKSGEPYAVHPLLVACITAHFAAEEPIVAAALLHDVVEDTQYSLEFVKDRWGEDISYIVDGLTKIDEIRESELVSSDSNKKIVTSALTFRKLLVASIDDPRVLVVKLCDRLHNMLTLSALPPKKQFRIAEETLVVYVPIAHRLGISTIKNELEDLAFFYIYPDEYKKIDDFMKENQQTIQIGFNQFISSTKMLLEKNGYDESKIKIFSRVKHHYSIYMKIQRKGVTIDEILDLMAIRILVNKEIDCYKVLGHIHLEYKPLISRFKDYVATPKENGYQTIHSTVFFNSKIHEVQIRTFEMHKVAEYGIAAHWKYKSGIKHSPNLNWLKSLEYTNENVEEFYSEAKEDLYSEDMVIYSPRGDTFTLPRSATAYDYAYMIHTDVGNKAVDCYINKVRKPLLTELKSSDIVSINTTDHNIPRCSWIHMVKTNRAKKQIKLLCTQRDKEINEYSGRNILNTIFSKYKSYIVADHKIENIYKIPLLLDYLKHTKKMIEKKIQENMNFVERFKLTPKKLKEYKFENILIYSNYSINSVSFEHCCHPKVGDDIVAFKEGNKAIIHHKMCDKAYKKIKAEKEMIFCKWVENELYQYKMVVSLQNTKGELAKLLIYMSQYEGYILSVSYGREQHSYIQYCDIEFEIDKKNRDEVRKIIEKKAKVIEFFSKKDAYNKN, translated from the coding sequence ATGGATCCATATATAAATAAAATTCAGCATATAAATACTATAAAAAGTGCTTATGCTGAATTAAACTCTCAAATAGAAATAACTCCCAAATTAAAAGATATTATTGATTTTTCAATTGAAGCCCATGAAGGTCAATTTAGAAAAAGTGGGGAGCCTTATGCTGTACATCCATTATTGGTTGCTTGTATAACTGCACATTTTGCTGCAGAAGAACCTATAGTCGCAGCTGCCTTACTTCACGATGTGGTTGAAGATACTCAATATTCTTTAGAATTTGTTAAAGATAGATGGGGTGAAGATATTTCTTATATTGTTGATGGACTAACAAAGATTGATGAAATTAGAGAAAGTGAATTAGTTTCTTCAGATTCAAATAAAAAAATAGTTACTTCTGCTTTAACTTTTAGAAAATTATTAGTAGCATCAATTGATGACCCAAGAGTTTTAGTAGTTAAACTTTGTGATAGACTTCACAACATGCTAACTCTTTCAGCATTACCTCCTAAAAAACAATTTAGAATAGCAGAAGAAACTTTAGTAGTTTATGTTCCTATTGCTCATAGACTTGGGATTTCTACTATTAAAAATGAGTTAGAAGACTTAGCATTCTTTTACATTTATCCAGATGAATATAAAAAAATTGATGACTTTATGAAAGAGAATCAACAAACAATCCAAATAGGTTTTAATCAATTTATCTCTTCAACAAAAATGTTGCTTGAAAAAAATGGTTATGATGAAAGCAAAATTAAAATATTTTCAAGAGTTAAACACCACTATTCTATTTACATGAAAATACAAAGAAAAGGTGTAACTATAGATGAAATTTTAGACCTTATGGCAATACGAATTCTAGTAAACAAAGAGATTGATTGTTATAAAGTCTTAGGACATATTCACTTAGAATATAAACCTTTAATCTCAAGATTTAAAGATTATGTTGCAACCCCTAAAGAGAATGGTTATCAAACAATTCATTCAACTGTTTTTTTTAACTCAAAAATTCATGAAGTGCAAATTAGAACATTTGAAATGCATAAAGTTGCAGAATATGGAATTGCAGCCCATTGGAAATATAAAAGTGGAATCAAACACTCACCTAATTTGAATTGGTTAAAATCACTAGAATATACAAATGAAAATGTAGAAGAGTTTTATAGTGAAGCTAAAGAAGATTTATATTCTGAAGATATGGTAATTTACTCTCCAAGAGGAGATACTTTTACTCTTCCTAGAAGTGCAACTGCATATGATTATGCATATATGATTCATACAGATGTGGGAAATAAAGCTGTTGATTGCTATATAAATAAGGTGAGAAAACCTTTATTAACAGAACTTAAAAGTAGTGATATTGTTTCTATTAATACAACAGATCATAATATTCCAAGATGCTCTTGGATACATATGGTAAAAACAAATAGAGCCAAAAAACAAATAAAACTTTTGTGTACACAAAGGGATAAAGAGATAAATGAATATAGTGGTAGAAATATATTAAATACTATTTTTTCAAAATACAAATCATATATTGTAGCAGATCATAAAATTGAAAATATCTATAAAATTCCTTTATTATTGGATTATTTAAAACATACAAAAAAAATGATTGAAAAAAAAATCCAAGAAAATATGAATTTTGTAGAGCGATTTAAATTAACTCCAAAAAAATTAAAAGAGTATAAATTTGAGAATATTCTTATTTATTCTAACTATTCAATTAATTCAGTCTCATTTGAGCACTGTTGTCATCCAAAAGTTGGTGATGATATTGTAGCTTTCAAAGAAGGAAATAAAGCGATAATTCACCATAAAATGTGTGATAAAGCTTATAAAAAGATAAAAGCTGAAAAAGAGATGATTTTTTGTAAATGGGTAGAAAATGAACTTTACCAATATAAAATGGTTGTTAGTTTACAAAATACAAAAGGTGAATTAGCAAAACTTTTAATTTATATGAGTCAATATGAGGGTTATATTTTATCAGTTAGCTATGGAAGAGAGCAACACAGTTATATTCAATATTGTGATATAGAGTTTGAAATTGATAAAAAAAATAGAGATGAAGTGCGTAAAATTATAGAAAAAAAAGCAAAAGTTATTGAGTTTTTTTCAAAAAAAGATGCATATAACAAAAACTAA
- a CDS encoding DNA-directed RNA polymerase subunit omega, with the protein MRLEERLSLALKKVNNDRYILALAVGQRADELSKGAKPLLEKNTQHMKYTDIAIDEIGEGLLIIEGLINK; encoded by the coding sequence ATGAGATTAGAAGAGAGATTATCACTAGCATTAAAAAAAGTAAACAACGATAGATATATCCTTGCATTAGCAGTTGGTCAAAGAGCTGATGAACTAAGTAAAGGTGCAAAACCACTTTTAGAAAAAAATACTCAACATATGAAATACACAGATATTGCAATTGATGAAATTGGAGAAGGTTTATTAATTATTGAAGGTTTAATAAATAAATAA